The following are encoded in a window of Bradyrhizobium sp. WBOS07 genomic DNA:
- a CDS encoding diguanylate cyclase, whose amino-acid sequence MMSLDSITLYLVATMVAALLGAMMVFFGRQENSPALKWWGTAYLLGAASVALWTAAGDRLGPHLYLALNAAGFVACGMVWNAARVFHGRKPNWPGLVLGALAWVAAVTLLDPAASMLRMIVGAGIVSVYAALTASELWTERRKSVQRRWPALVMPVMHGCVLMLPILIGSFLRPNDAGFSGSIWVTVFAVELILYAVGTVFVIFMLVSERTVTAHRTAASTDPLTGMLNRRGFSEACGRVIEREAKAGRPVTVMIFDIDHFKSINDRFGHPAGDEMLKLFSTVVVSNLRITDLSGRIGGEEFAALLPCSLEEGVLVAERVREAFETSGVVVDEGPVDTTVSIGVAGGPAGTELEVLLASADTALYQAKRGGRNRVEAAEELPLSLENWRRQSAARIGASQARPVTA is encoded by the coding sequence ATGATGTCGCTCGATAGCATCACGCTCTATTTGGTCGCCACCATGGTCGCCGCATTGCTCGGCGCGATGATGGTGTTTTTCGGCAGGCAGGAAAACAGCCCTGCACTGAAATGGTGGGGCACCGCCTATCTGCTCGGTGCCGCATCCGTCGCGCTATGGACCGCTGCCGGCGACAGGCTCGGCCCACATCTTTACCTTGCGCTGAATGCCGCCGGCTTCGTCGCCTGCGGCATGGTGTGGAACGCCGCGCGCGTCTTCCACGGCCGCAAGCCGAACTGGCCGGGCCTCGTGCTCGGCGCGCTCGCCTGGGTCGCCGCAGTGACATTGCTGGATCCCGCGGCATCCATGCTGCGCATGATCGTCGGTGCCGGCATCGTCTCGGTCTATGCGGCGCTGACCGCCAGCGAGCTCTGGACCGAACGGCGCAAGAGCGTGCAACGACGCTGGCCGGCCCTCGTGATGCCGGTGATGCACGGCTGCGTGTTGATGCTGCCGATCCTGATCGGCAGCTTCCTGCGCCCGAACGATGCGGGCTTCTCCGGCAGCATCTGGGTCACCGTATTCGCGGTCGAGCTCATCCTCTATGCCGTCGGCACCGTCTTCGTGATCTTCATGCTGGTGTCCGAGCGCACGGTGACCGCGCACCGGACCGCGGCTTCCACCGATCCGCTGACCGGCATGCTCAACCGCCGCGGCTTCTCCGAGGCCTGCGGCCGCGTCATCGAGCGCGAGGCCAAGGCCGGGCGCCCCGTGACCGTGATGATCTTCGACATCGATCACTTCAAGTCGATCAACGACCGCTTCGGCCATCCCGCCGGCGACGAGATGCTGAAGCTGTTCTCGACCGTCGTCGTCAGCAATCTCCGCATCACCGACCTGTCGGGCCGCATCGGCGGCGAGGAATTCGCAGCGCTCTTGCCGTGCTCGCTGGAAGAGGGCGTGCTGGTCGCCGAGCGCGTGCGCGAGGCGTTCGAGACCTCCGGCGTCGTGGTCGATGAGGGGCCGGTCGATACCACGGTCAGCATCGGCGTTGCCGGCGGGCCCGCCGGGACCGAGCTCGAGGTGCTGCTGGCGTCCGCCGACACCGCGCTCTACCAGGCCAAGCGCGGCGGCCGTAACCGCGTCGAGGCCGCGGAGGAGCTGCCGTTGTCGCTGGAGAACTGGCGCCGCCAGAGCGCCGCGCGGATCGGCGCATCGCAGGCGCGGCCGGTCACCGCCTGA
- a CDS encoding antibiotic biosynthesis monooxygenase, whose protein sequence is MITEIAQIDVKPGSEKDFEAAVAKAKAAFGRSKGFHGFELHKSIEKPQRYRLMVKWATLENHTVDFRGSENFAEWRGLVGQYFASPPEVEHTETVLTS, encoded by the coding sequence ATGATCACCGAGATCGCGCAAATCGACGTCAAGCCGGGCAGCGAGAAGGACTTCGAGGCCGCCGTCGCCAAGGCCAAGGCCGCTTTCGGCCGCTCCAAGGGCTTTCACGGCTTCGAATTGCACAAATCGATCGAGAAGCCGCAGCGCTACCGGCTGATGGTGAAGTGGGCGACGCTGGAGAACCACACCGTCGATTTCCGCGGCTCGGAGAATTTCGCCGAATGGCGCGGCCTCGTCGGCCAGTATTTCGCCTCGCCCCCGGAGGTCGAGCACACCGAGACCGTGCTGACGAGCTGA
- a CDS encoding AI-2E family transporter: MTRPADGRSLSRGDLAWAVSVGGIGVVLFTALLAFTWYFAATLLLIFTGMLLGLGLNALTIALGRRVPLPHAVRLAIVCTALALMLAGVAYLGGATIAEQASLLSKTLKSQLANVRSFLDSHGFDTSFFDLGNGGAESAVSPPAETSPSPATPPRSALPGAGALASSGGAIVSQTFKLLLGTIHGVGNIFIVLFLGFAFAAQPAAYHDGLLFLAPARHRTRVTLVIDRIAETLERWLIAQIIVMLAVGVVTWVGLALIGIPGSFILGIQAGLLAFIPTVGAIIAGVIVVLASLASGWIPALSAFLLFMGVHAMESYVLTPILQRQALDIPPATLFAFQILLGVVFGIWGLALALPLVAIAKVMIDHFKTYEAPPLMEAA; encoded by the coding sequence GTGACGAGACCCGCAGACGGACGCTCCCTTTCCCGCGGCGACCTCGCCTGGGCGGTCTCGGTCGGGGGCATCGGCGTCGTGCTGTTCACCGCGCTGCTCGCCTTCACCTGGTATTTCGCCGCCACCTTGCTGCTGATCTTCACAGGCATGCTGCTCGGTCTCGGCCTCAACGCACTGACGATCGCGCTCGGCCGCCGCGTGCCTCTGCCGCATGCTGTGCGGCTCGCCATCGTCTGCACCGCGCTGGCCCTGATGCTCGCCGGCGTCGCCTATCTCGGCGGCGCCACCATTGCCGAGCAGGCTTCGCTGCTGAGCAAGACCCTCAAGTCGCAGCTCGCCAATGTCAGGTCGTTCCTGGACAGCCACGGCTTCGACACCAGCTTCTTCGATCTCGGCAACGGCGGAGCCGAGTCCGCGGTCAGTCCGCCGGCGGAGACGAGCCCCTCGCCGGCGACGCCCCCGCGCAGTGCCTTACCCGGCGCGGGCGCGCTGGCCTCCAGCGGCGGGGCGATCGTGAGCCAGACCTTCAAGCTGCTGCTCGGCACCATCCACGGTGTCGGCAACATCTTCATCGTGCTGTTCCTGGGCTTCGCCTTCGCGGCCCAGCCGGCGGCCTATCACGATGGTCTGTTGTTCCTGGCGCCGGCCAGGCACCGCACCCGCGTCACCCTCGTCATCGACCGCATCGCCGAGACCCTTGAGCGCTGGCTGATCGCGCAGATCATCGTCATGCTCGCGGTCGGCGTGGTGACCTGGGTCGGGTTGGCCCTCATCGGCATCCCCGGCTCGTTCATCCTGGGGATTCAGGCCGGCCTGCTGGCCTTCATTCCGACCGTCGGGGCCATCATCGCCGGCGTCATCGTGGTGCTGGCAAGCCTCGCCTCGGGCTGGATTCCGGCCCTGTCGGCCTTTCTGCTCTTCATGGGCGTGCACGCCATGGAGAGCTATGTGCTGACGCCGATCCTGCAGCGGCAGGCGCTGGACATCCCGCCGGCCACGCTATTCGCGTTCCAGATCCTGCTCGGCGTCGTGTTCGGAATCTGGGGCCTGGCCCTGGCGCTGCCGCTGGTCGCCATCGCCAAGGTCATGATCGACCATTTCAAGACCTATGAGGCGCCGCCGCTGATGGAGGCGGCGTGA